Proteins found in one Amphiura filiformis chromosome 14, Afil_fr2py, whole genome shotgun sequence genomic segment:
- the LOC140169839 gene encoding uncharacterized protein has translation MTDDVINDSPASETKPDPEVNTVRNLRFQRNRRLDGDKKEARLPLDVTLMAKSEYPEKTVREHIHHLVSQLEVFRAISKQHLELNQASMKDRYDEHASDVQFQVGDTIWLYIPATQPGLSKKLMKFWSGPYLLVEQTGPVNFRVRNLTNNKLMSAPVHVNRMKFAYDRYARPENHVMP, from the exons ATGACTGATGATGTTATCAATGACTCTCCTGCGTCAGAGACAAAGCCAGATCCAGAAGTGAATACTGTTCGAAATCTGAGATTTCAGAGGAATAGACGACTGGATGGAGACAAAAA GGAAGCAAGACTACCCCTGGATGTGACATTGATGGCTAAGAGTGAATACCCAGAGAAGACAGTGAGAGAACATATCCATCATTTGGTATCTCAATTAGAAGTGTTCCGTGCAATATCTAAGCAACATCTTGAACTTAATCAAGCTAGCATGAAAGACCGTTATGATGAACATGCAAGTGATGTACAGTTTCAGGTGGGTGATACAATTTGGTTATATATTCCAGCCACTCAACCAGGCTTGTCCAAGAAGCTCATGAAATTTTGGTCAGGACCATACTTACTCGTAGAGCAAACGGGGCCCGTGAATTTCCGTGTTCGAAATTTGACAAACAATAAGTTGATGTCAGCCCCAGTGCATGTTAATCGAATGAAGTTTGCCTATGATCGATATGCCAGACCAGAAAATCATGTCATGCCCTAA